The sequence TAATTTTAAAGGCAACGGTTTAACCTCTATGCCGCGAAGCCATAGCGAATTTCTCTAAGGGCCTCCCCGGTGGCGGTTTAGGGCAATAGGCGGCAACCCGCCTGAGAATAATCGTGAACACCGATCCTGCTGAGTGGGCTGCTTTTTTTACAATGCAACCATACGCGAATTTGTAGAGTAATGAGCTGCCGGATCAGGTAACCCTATGCAACCTACCCAAAACCAATTCACTGAAAAAGCCTGGGACGCCATTGTGCGATCGCAGGATATAGCTAAACAGTCTCAACAGCAGCAGATCGAGAGCGATCACCTGATGCTGGCCCTGCTCGACCAGGAGGGTTTGGCCAGCAGTATTTTTGCCAAACTGGGAGCCAACGGGCAGCAGCTGCGCGATCGCACCGAAGCGTTTATCAATAGCCAGCCCAAGGTCTCGGGCAGCGGCTCGTCTGTGTATCTGGGCAAATCGCTGGATACCTTGCTAGACCGGGCCGACAAACACAAAAAAGACTACGGTGACGAATATATCTCCATCGAACACCTGATTTTGGCTTACCCTGGCGATACCCGCTTTGGTAAAACGCTGTTTCAGGACCTTGGCTTAGGTGAAGCCAAGCTCAAGCAAGTCATTCAAGAGATTCGAGGCACCCAGAAAGTGACCGACCAAAACCCCGAAGGCAAGTATCAGTCTCTAGAGAAATATGGCCGTGACCTCACTGATGCGGCCCGTCGGGGCAAACTCGACCCAGTGATTGGTCGCGACGACGAAATTCGTCGCACCATCCAGATTCTCTCGCGTCGCACTAAAAACAACCCGGTGCTGATTGGCGAGCCAGGGGTTGGCAAAACCGCGATCGCCGAAGGGTTGGCCCAGCGCATTGTCAGCGGCGACGTGCCCCAGTCGCTCAAAGATCGTCAGCTGATTGCCCTCGACATGGGCTCACTCATTGCCGGGGCCAAGTATCGGGGTGAGTTTGAAGAACGGCTCAAGGCGGTGCTGAAAGAAGTCACCGACTCCGAAGGGCAGATTATTCTGTTTATTGACGAAATTCATACGGTGGTTGGGGCAGGGGCCACCCAGGGAGCCATGGATGCGGGCAACCTGCTCAAACCCATGCTGGCTCGGGGCGAGCTACGCTGTATCGGTGCCACCACCCTGGATGAATACCGCAAATACATTGAGAAAGACGCCGCCCTAGAGCGTCGCTTCCAGCAGGTCTACGTTGGTCAGCCCACGGTGGAAGATACGATCTCGATTCTGCGGGGCCTGAAGGAACGCTACGAGCTGCACCACGGCGTCACCATTTCTGATAGCGCCTTGGTGGCGGCAGCCACGCTTTCGACCCGGTATATCAGCGATCGCTTCCTGCCCGACAAGGCCATCGACCTAGTCGACGAAGCCGCTGCCAAGCTGAAGATGGAAATTACCTCTAAGCCCGAGGAGCTTGACGAGGTCGATCGCAAAATTCTTCAGCTCGAAATGGAACGCCTGTCGCTGAAAAAAGAAATCGACCCCGCCTCCCTAGAGCGGCTAGAGCGCATTGAGAAAGAACTGGCCGACCTCAAAGAGCAACAGAGTGCCCTCAACGCTCAGTGGCAATCTGAAAAAGATGTGATGGATCACATGCAGTCGATTAAAGAAGACATCGACCGGGTCAACATCGAAATTCAGCAGGCCGAGCGAGACTACGACCTGAACCGGGCTGCCGAACTCAAGTATGGCAAGCTCACCGAACTGCAACGCCAGCTCGAAACCGCTGAAACCCAGCTGGCCGAAACCCAAACCACCGGCAAAACCCTGCTGCGGGAAGAAGTCACCGAATCTGACATTGCCGAAATTATCTCCAAGTGGACGGGCATTCCGGTCAGTAAGCTGGTGCAGTCAGAAATGACCAAGCTGCTGCTGCTTGAAGACGAGCTGCACGAGCGGGTGATTGGCCAAGAGGAGGCGGTGACAGCGGTAGCTGACTCAATTCAGCGATCGCGCGCCGGACTCGCCGATCCCAACCGCCCGATCGCCAGCTTCATCTTTCTTGGCCCCACCGGAGTGGGCAAAACCGAGCTGGCCAAGGCCCTAGCCGCCTACCTGTTTGACACCGAGGAGGCCCTGGTACGCATCGACATGTCGGAATACATGGAGAAGCACGCTGTCTCTCGCCTGATCGGTGCCCCTCCGGGCTATGTCGGCTACGACGAGGGGGGCCAACTGACCGAGGCCATCCGCCGCCGCCCCTTCGCGGTGATTCTCTTCGACGAAATTGAGAAAGCCCACCCCGACGTGTTTAACGTCATGCTGCAAATTCTGGATGACGGTCGGGTCACCGACGCCCAGGGCCGCACGGTGGACTTCAAAAACGCCATCATCATTATGACCAGCAACATTGGCTCCCAGTTCATTCTTGACGTCGCTGGCGACGATAGCCAGTACGAAGAGATGAAATCTCGGGTGATGGAGGCCCTGCGGGGCAACTTTCGGCCCGAGTTTCTCAACCGGGTAGATGAAATGATCATCTTCCACGGGCTGCTTAAGTCGCAGCTACGCAACATCGTCAAACTGCAAATCGTTCGTCTAGAAGAACGCCTAGCCGACCGCAAAATGGCCATTACGCTAACCGAAGCTGCGCTAGACTTTCTAGCTGAGGTGGGCTACGACCCAGTGTACGGAGCCCGCCCGCTGAAACGAGCGATTCAGCGAGAGCTAGAAACGCAAATTGCCAAGGCTATTCTACGGAGTGAGTTCACCGAAGGCGACACCATCTTTGTCGATGTAGAGAATGAACGTCTCTCGTTTAAGCGACTGTCGGCAGGGCTGTTGAGTGTATAGACAAGCCGGCTAGTTCTAGGCAAAGGAGGCCCTTCTCCTTTGCCTAGGACATTAACCTTTGAAACGGGGCATTTCGTTTTTAACGACTACGGTTGCACTAATGGAACTGGTTTTGGCACTATAGGCTTTATAGGCATTTTCACTAGAACAGTCAGTCCTTGTCTTCCAAACTTTTTCAGTAGTTTTCTGGAACACATTTTGGGCATACTGGTGTTAATACCGCAGGATTGTGGTCAGCGCGTGCCCTTTTGGGCTTGATAGGAGCTACTTTTGTAGCTTGCTTGCGCCAATGTCAACCAATCAGGAGCATCTTAGGGGTGAACCGGGTCCTGCCGGAATTGCACCCGTTTATTCAATCGGTAATGGGGTTGGTTATGAAAATCGTTCACGACGGTCCGAAGCACGGCTACATCAATGTGATGGAACTCTTGGTAGCCGAAGAAGTAGAAAAACAGCTCAAAACCCTACAACCTCGCGTTCTAAAGTATCTCAAGCGGGTAGAGGTTGAAACTTATGCGCTTAACCGCCTGCCCTCTCTCTACGCCTCGAGTGAGAAAGGGTGGCAACACCAGTACGAAAAAGCTAAGCGAGAACTGCACAACCAGATTAAGGGAGCCGTGCGCCAGGCTTTTGCCGCCGTTCAAGTTGATCCGATTCGGTCGTCTGAACCGATCAATTTGAAGGAGCAAGAAGCGGCCACTGTGGCCCTCAATGCCCTGCGCGAGATGCTAAAGCAGCCTGACCTGAGCTGGGAAGGGGCTATTAACCGCCTGCGCTCTATGCTAGGTATGCGGGGTGAGACATCGCCGACTGAGACAACCGGTGAAGGGTCGCACCGGACTCGCTATCGAGGTAAGCCACCTGAGATGTCTAGCGCTGAGCAGGCCGATGGTAACCATGGCCATTACTGGCGTCCTGGCACCTACGGATCGGAGGTGTCGTGGCAAAAGAGCCACACCTCCTCCGGTAGTGGGTTTGACTGGAACGATACCCGCTACCAAAAGTAAGCCGTATTAACCCCGTCTAGCCAAACCCTGTTTGGCTAAACCCTTTCTGAGTCAGCAGCCCGGTGGGAATGCCCAGGTTGGCCACCCCCTGGCGCAGGCTGGCAGCGGCAGCAGGGTCGATCGTCTCGTAGATGGCGATCGCCCGCTGAAACGCATCTAGAGCTTCTGGTAGCTGACCCAGTTTAAACAGGGCTACAGCTAGGTTTTGGTGAGCTTCGGGATAGCTGGGCTCGAGGGCGATCGCCTGGCGGTAGGCGGCGATCGCCTCATCTAGGTAGCCTTGCCCCCGGTAGGCCGTGCCCAGGTTGTAGTGGGCGATCGCCAGAGTGGGGTCGGCCTCAACCGCCTGTTGAAATAGCTCAACCGCAGTGGCAAACTCCCCCTGGGCCTTCTTGAGGCTGCCGTAGTTGATCAGTGCCCCCAGCTTGAGGCGGGGCGGCACGTCTTGGGCTAGGGCCGCCTGATAATCGTTGGCCGCCTGGTGGGGCAGATGGGCCAGGGCCAAGGCGCGGTGGTAGTGCACCTCGTAACTGGTGAGGGCGTCTAAAGCCTCAGCCTGCTCCAGGGCGCGATCGAGCAACGGTAGCGCGGCCTCAGATTTGTCTGCTTCGATATAGAGGGCGGCCAGCTTGTTGAGCAAATAGGCGTCGTCGGGGTGGTCAGCCAGGTAGCGCTCCATAGTGGTGCGGGCGCGATCAAACTTGCCCCGCTGCATCACCACTACCGGGTCGTAGCCCGTATGGTGGAGGGCTACTTCGCCTAGGGTAATCACCTGCCAGTGCGCATCTTGCTGCTGCAAGGCCACTACGCTATCGTCCACGGTCTCGTGGTAGGGACGTTTAAAGGCAATCTCGGGCAGACGGCGAAAACACCGGGTAATCAGCGTGTAAGGGGCCTGGGAAGCCCCTAATTCTAGGCGCAACAGGTTAATGGCCAGCACATCGGCAGCAGCCACATCCCCTAGGGGGTGCCCCTGGTCGAGGCGCTGGAGCACCTGGGCTGTCTCGCTCAGCAACACTTCATCGGCATCGAGCACCAGCACCCAGTCGCCAGTGGCGTGGCGCAGTGACTCGTTGCGGGCGGCGGCAAAGTCGTTTTCCCAGGCAAAGCTGTGGACGGTAGCACCGTGGGCTTGGGCGATCGCCACGGTGTCATCCACCGACCCCGTATCGACCACGACGACTTCGCTGACCACCCCCTGCACGCTTTTCAAGGTGCGGCCCAGGGTGGCGGCCTCGTTTTTGACAATCATGCACAGGCTGATGGTCACTAGCCCTCTCCTAGGGCTTGATGCGCCCGCGCGATCGCCAAACGCACCTGCTCAAAGCCGGTGCCACCGTAGCTGTTACGGGCTGAGACCACCTGCTGAGGAGCGATCGCCGCGTAGATGTCGTCTTCAAAGGCGGGGTGGATGGCCTGCCATTCGTCGAGGGTGAGCTGCCGCAGCAGCTTGTTTGCCGCCAAGGAGGTCTTCACCACTTTGCCCACCAGGTTATAGGCCTCCCGAAACGGCACCCCCTTGGCGGCCAGGTAGTCGGCCACATCGGTGGCGTTGGAATAGTCTTCGTTCACCGCCTGACCAAGCCGTGGCACCTGAAAATTGACCCCCTCGGCCAGCAGAATGGTCATAGCTTCAACACAACCGCGCACGGTATTGACGGTGTCGAACAGTGCCTCTTTGTCTTCTTGCAGATCTTTGTTGTAGGCCAAAGGCAGGCCCTTCATCATCACCAGCAGCCCTTGCAGGTGGCCAAACACACGCCCCGTCTTGCCCCGCACCAGCTCAGGCACATCGGGGTTTTTCTTTTGGGGCATGATGCTGGAGCCGGTGGAGCAGCTATCGTTGAGGGTGACAAAGCTAAACTCCTCCGAGGCCCAGAGAATCATTTCCTCTGACAGGCGCGACAGGTGCACCATGATCAGGCTGGCGGCGCAGGCAAATTCGATCGCAAAGTCGCGATCGCTCACCCCGTCGAGACTGTTGCCGTACACCTGCTCAAACCCCAGCAGTTCGGCTGCATACTGGCGATCGATAGGGAACGTTGTGCCGGCCAGAGCCCCGCAGCCCAGGGGCGAAATATTCACCCGCTTTTGCAGGTCGTGGAGCCGATCCCAGTCGCGCTGAGCCATATCAAAATAGGCCAGCAGGTGGTGGGCCAGGCTCAGGGGCTGAGCCCGCTGCAGATGGGTGTAGCCGGGAATCAAGGTTTCGACATGGGCTTCGGCCAAGCCCAGCAGGGTTTGCTGATACTGGCGGAGCTGCCCTTGCAGAGCCTCGATCTGAGCCCGGAGGTAAAGGCGGAGGTCAGTGCCGACCTGGTCGTTGCGCGATCGCGCCGTATGCAACTTTTTGCCGACATCGCCAATTAGTTCTGTCAGTCGCCGCTCCACGGCAAAGTGGACATCCTCGGCTTCCACACCTGGGTTAAAGTCTCCCCGGCGAAAGTCTTGGCGAATGGTTTCTAGCCCCGTCACAATCTGCTCACCCTCTTCGGGGCTGATAATGCCGGTTTTAACCAGCATTTTGGCGTGGGCCTCAGA is a genomic window of Nodosilinea sp. E11 containing:
- the clpB gene encoding ATP-dependent chaperone ClpB — its product is MQPTQNQFTEKAWDAIVRSQDIAKQSQQQQIESDHLMLALLDQEGLASSIFAKLGANGQQLRDRTEAFINSQPKVSGSGSSVYLGKSLDTLLDRADKHKKDYGDEYISIEHLILAYPGDTRFGKTLFQDLGLGEAKLKQVIQEIRGTQKVTDQNPEGKYQSLEKYGRDLTDAARRGKLDPVIGRDDEIRRTIQILSRRTKNNPVLIGEPGVGKTAIAEGLAQRIVSGDVPQSLKDRQLIALDMGSLIAGAKYRGEFEERLKAVLKEVTDSEGQIILFIDEIHTVVGAGATQGAMDAGNLLKPMLARGELRCIGATTLDEYRKYIEKDAALERRFQQVYVGQPTVEDTISILRGLKERYELHHGVTISDSALVAAATLSTRYISDRFLPDKAIDLVDEAAAKLKMEITSKPEELDEVDRKILQLEMERLSLKKEIDPASLERLERIEKELADLKEQQSALNAQWQSEKDVMDHMQSIKEDIDRVNIEIQQAERDYDLNRAAELKYGKLTELQRQLETAETQLAETQTTGKTLLREEVTESDIAEIISKWTGIPVSKLVQSEMTKLLLLEDELHERVIGQEEAVTAVADSIQRSRAGLADPNRPIASFIFLGPTGVGKTELAKALAAYLFDTEEALVRIDMSEYMEKHAVSRLIGAPPGYVGYDEGGQLTEAIRRRPFAVILFDEIEKAHPDVFNVMLQILDDGRVTDAQGRTVDFKNAIIIMTSNIGSQFILDVAGDDSQYEEMKSRVMEALRGNFRPEFLNRVDEMIIFHGLLKSQLRNIVKLQIVRLEERLADRKMAITLTEAALDFLAEVGYDPVYGARPLKRAIQRELETQIAKAILRSEFTEGDTIFVDVENERLSFKRLSAGLLSV
- a CDS encoding late competence development ComFB family protein, producing MKIVHDGPKHGYINVMELLVAEEVEKQLKTLQPRVLKYLKRVEVETYALNRLPSLYASSEKGWQHQYEKAKRELHNQIKGAVRQAFAAVQVDPIRSSEPINLKEQEAATVALNALREMLKQPDLSWEGAINRLRSMLGMRGETSPTETTGEGSHRTRYRGKPPEMSSAEQADGNHGHYWRPGTYGSEVSWQKSHTSSGSGFDWNDTRYQK
- a CDS encoding tetratricopeptide repeat protein, translated to MTISLCMIVKNEAATLGRTLKSVQGVVSEVVVVDTGSVDDTVAIAQAHGATVHSFAWENDFAAARNESLRHATGDWVLVLDADEVLLSETAQVLQRLDQGHPLGDVAAADVLAINLLRLELGASQAPYTLITRCFRRLPEIAFKRPYHETVDDSVVALQQQDAHWQVITLGEVALHHTGYDPVVVMQRGKFDRARTTMERYLADHPDDAYLLNKLAALYIEADKSEAALPLLDRALEQAEALDALTSYEVHYHRALALAHLPHQAANDYQAALAQDVPPRLKLGALINYGSLKKAQGEFATAVELFQQAVEADPTLAIAHYNLGTAYRGQGYLDEAIAAYRQAIALEPSYPEAHQNLAVALFKLGQLPEALDAFQRAIAIYETIDPAAAASLRQGVANLGIPTGLLTQKGFSQTGFG
- the argH gene encoding argininosuccinate lyase produces the protein METPPTQTWSQRFETALHPAIALFNASIGFDIQLIEYDLTGSEAHAKMLVKTGIISPEEGEQIVTGLETIRQDFRRGDFNPGVEAEDVHFAVERRLTELIGDVGKKLHTARSRNDQVGTDLRLYLRAQIEALQGQLRQYQQTLLGLAEAHVETLIPGYTHLQRAQPLSLAHHLLAYFDMAQRDWDRLHDLQKRVNISPLGCGALAGTTFPIDRQYAAELLGFEQVYGNSLDGVSDRDFAIEFACAASLIMVHLSRLSEEMILWASEEFSFVTLNDSCSTGSSIMPQKKNPDVPELVRGKTGRVFGHLQGLLVMMKGLPLAYNKDLQEDKEALFDTVNTVRGCVEAMTILLAEGVNFQVPRLGQAVNEDYSNATDVADYLAAKGVPFREAYNLVGKVVKTSLAANKLLRQLTLDEWQAIHPAFEDDIYAAIAPQQVVSARNSYGGTGFEQVRLAIARAHQALGEG